The DNA segment TGCTCCGGAAGTATTGTAGGAGGATGCGTGGGAAAGAAACTGAATCTCAAAAAAGGTGACTTTGTAGTGGTCATATCCGGTGAAGACAAAGGCAAGAAAGGACATGTATTGAGAGCCTATCCCAAAACCGGTCGTGTGATTGTGGAAAAAGTAAACCTGATAAAAAAACACGCCAAGCCAAGTCAGCGCAATCCCCAAGGCGGAATCATCACCAAAGAAGCTCCGGTCAATGCTTCGAATGTGATGCTTTTCAACGAGAAACTGGGTGGGGTATCAAAACCCGTGATCCAGGTTCGTGAAGGACGCCGTATTCGCGTTTGCAAAAAGTCCGGCGACGAGCTGTAAACTAAGGAGCAACAACAATGAACCGACTCAAAGAGAAATATAAGAGCCAGGTAGTTCCAGCCCTTACCAAGCATTTTGGCTACAAGAATCCTCATCAGGTTCCTAAAATGGTCAAAATAGTAGTTAGTATGGGCGTGGGAAGTGCCACTCAAAACAAAGCGATACTGG comes from the Candidatus Cloacimonadota bacterium genome and includes:
- the rplX gene encoding 50S ribosomal protein L24; protein product: MNLKKGDFVVVISGEDKGKKGHVLRAYPKTGRVIVEKVNLIKKHAKPSQRNPQGGIITKEAPVNASNVMLFNEKLGGVSKPVIQVREGRRIRVCKKSGDEL